One Phaseolus vulgaris cultivar G19833 chromosome 4, P. vulgaris v2.0, whole genome shotgun sequence DNA window includes the following coding sequences:
- the LOC137837310 gene encoding NAC domain-containing protein 83-like isoform X2 yields MERLQGFVVKGGIKLPIGFRFCPTDQELLLHYLKNKAFALQLPASVISDCDVFQTDPWLLPGDLREKRYFFSNCGKVNKKSAGSGCWKCVGKEKEIRRCESNEVIGMKKTLMFCKGSNDTRTRWVMHQLRLLTSYPYQMAVGDFAVYVIFQKRKKTKTSNRRVSSSRKLERVDDVKASMMDFKVEFGDDNIELPPPSSPSLSEDCSETT; encoded by the exons ATGGAAAGGCTCCAAGGCTTTGTTGTGAAAGGGGGCATAAAATTACCAATTGGGTTCAGGTTTTGTCCCACAGATCAAGAGCTTCTCCTTCACTACCTCAAGAACAAGGCCTTTGCTCTACAATTACCTGCTTCAGTCATTTCAGACTGTGATGTGTTTCAGACTGACCCATGGTTGCTTCCAG GTGATTTGAGGGAAAAGAGGTACTTTTTTAGCAATTGTGGAAAAGTGAACAAGAAAAGTGCTGGTTCGGGTTGTTGGAAATGTgttggaaaagaaaaagaaataaggcGTTGTGAAAGCAACGAGGTAATTGGGATGAAGAAAACACTTATGTTCTGCAAAGGTTCTAATGACACAAGAACTCGCTGGGTCATGCACCAATTACGTCTTCTAACTTCCTACCCATATCAG ATGGCAGTGGGAGATTTTGCAGTGTATGTCATATTTCagaaaaggaagaagacaaAAACATCTAACCGGAGAGTCTCTAGTAGCAGGAAACTTGAGAGAGTAGATGATGTTAAAGCTAGTATGATGGATTTTAAAGTGGAATTTGGTGATGATAATATAGAGCTTCCCCCACCTTCTTCCCCATCTTTAAGTGAAGACTGTAGTGAAACAACTTAA
- the LOC137837310 gene encoding NAC domain-containing protein 83-like isoform X1: protein MERLQGFVVKGGIKLPIGFRFCPTDQELLLHYLKNKAFALQLPASVISDCDVFQTDPWLLPGDLREKRYFFSNCGKVNKKSAGSGCWKCVGKEKEIRRCESNEVIGMKKTLMFCKGSNDTRTRWVMHQLRLLTSYPYQQMAVGDFAVYVIFQKRKKTKTSNRRVSSSRKLERVDDVKASMMDFKVEFGDDNIELPPPSSPSLSEDCSETT from the exons ATGGAAAGGCTCCAAGGCTTTGTTGTGAAAGGGGGCATAAAATTACCAATTGGGTTCAGGTTTTGTCCCACAGATCAAGAGCTTCTCCTTCACTACCTCAAGAACAAGGCCTTTGCTCTACAATTACCTGCTTCAGTCATTTCAGACTGTGATGTGTTTCAGACTGACCCATGGTTGCTTCCAG GTGATTTGAGGGAAAAGAGGTACTTTTTTAGCAATTGTGGAAAAGTGAACAAGAAAAGTGCTGGTTCGGGTTGTTGGAAATGTgttggaaaagaaaaagaaataaggcGTTGTGAAAGCAACGAGGTAATTGGGATGAAGAAAACACTTATGTTCTGCAAAGGTTCTAATGACACAAGAACTCGCTGGGTCATGCACCAATTACGTCTTCTAACTTCCTACCCATATCAG CAGATGGCAGTGGGAGATTTTGCAGTGTATGTCATATTTCagaaaaggaagaagacaaAAACATCTAACCGGAGAGTCTCTAGTAGCAGGAAACTTGAGAGAGTAGATGATGTTAAAGCTAGTATGATGGATTTTAAAGTGGAATTTGGTGATGATAATATAGAGCTTCCCCCACCTTCTTCCCCATCTTTAAGTGAAGACTGTAGTGAAACAACTTAA